Proteins encoded in a region of the Cardiocondyla obscurior isolate alpha-2009 linkage group LG18, Cobs3.1, whole genome shotgun sequence genome:
- the Ia-2 gene encoding receptor-type tyrosine-protein phosphatase N2 isoform X1: MGLKRWQGGLVELLVICILHHAIVLADNNVGCLFSEDICNPVTEKCFDDLAFGKCISRYTNLENNDLYRYNLDFGDLELLQSVKLELMRLESEGYQWKHPFTQCIVQTLLHNLRYGYIFLFKLQSNRRDFQLCEYLKKSRSDDRGELDEIIPVTILKTFTNYDENPENNLADVLYRPTNIEDKSGYTKWNNDEDDRASSNNEKYNDVYGKALNGISEEFYPPRTRRFSIIDDYKNDVIEDHSLENTLTDETLPDDYMNSYDTQLLSKNDFEFLPNEKSSDYTLLESTSSDDETNDREYEKVFSRKYKHRKQPTDDEFSVENADKTAIESDDFDYENSQIDEENLERPEIEKPSEDISPKIHEMYTEGGIVRPTNYKITPDAEATNDEMYDDDLDTFLWRRELAGFKRRERLDVKKPGPPFSTNNYAFKTQSPNTFLGKDYSDTDDQDNNEVYIPLTKKELHSDANKMSDDMSETYKNVDLDYVYIEFKQRFHEWLEGKHVVDEVEKLLELPPGTLKDTRVGLAEVTFKVVPNKKNYNSTMVANSIGSIRDKLENELGINVIRAGIGDKLKLPAVLEVKQNGMSSTLFGALVAAGIAAAVAAAIVTLIIARRHAKYRAKLAGLATPDPEASKDYQDLCRARMQAKQPNEKLESQRITSLSRDNEYSNLPSHRSSTSSWGEEPTLSNMDISTGHMVLSYMEDHLKNKDRLDREWAALCAYEADPSSTEIAENEANVKQNRLGAALPYDHSRIVLNDLANANNSDYINASTITDHDPRNPAYIATQGPLPQTTADFWQLVWEQGSVVIVMLTRLTEEGNAMCHRYWPEEGSELYHIYEVHLVSEHFWCDDYLVRSFYLKNLRTCETRTVTQFHFLSWPENNVPYSTKALLEFRRKVNKSYRGRSCPIVVHCSNGAGRTGTYCLIDMVLNRMIKGAKEIDIAATLEHIRDQRPNMVATKQQFEFVLMAVAEEVHAILKALPVSSNEKSVTATGSSPPTKTE, encoded by the exons ATATAATCTCGATTTCGGTGACCTGGAGCTACTGCAGTCAGTAAAACTGGAATTGATGAGACTGGAATCTGAAGGATATCAATGGAAGCACCCTTTTACACAATGTATTGTGCAAACCCTATTACATAATCTCCGCTACGGGtacatctttttatttaaatt gcAAAGCAATCGTCGTGATTTTCAACTCTGCGAGTACTTGAAGAAATCACGTTCAGATGATCGAGGTGAACTTGACGAA ataattcCGGTCACTATATTGAAAACATTTACGAACTATGATGAAAAccctgaaaataatttggcCGATGTTCTATATCGTCCCACAAACATCGAGGACaa ATCTGGATACACGAAATGGAATAACGACGAGGACGATCGAGCTTCGAGcaacaatgaaaaatataacgatGTGTATGGAAAAGCACTGAACGGCATTAGCGAGGAATTTTATCCGCCCAGAACACGTCGATTTAGCATCATCGATGATTATAAAAATGATGTTATCGAAGATCATTCACTTGAAAATACTTTGACAGATGAGACATTGCCCGATGATTACATGAATTCTTATGACACACAACTTTTGTctaaaaatgattttgaatTCTTGCCGAATGAAAAGTCGTCAGATTACACATTATTGGAGTCGACGTCTTCCGATGACGAGACAAATGATAGGGAATATGAGAAAGTATTCTCCAGAAAGTACAAGCATCGAAAGCAACCCACTGATGACGAATTTTCTGTTGAGAATGCTGATAAAACGGCGATCGAAAGCGATGATTTCGACTACGAGAATAGCCAAATTGATGAAGAGAACCTGGAGAGGCCAGAGATCGAAAAACCTAGTGAGGATATTTCTCCGAAAATACACGAAATGTACACTGAGGGAGGGATCGTACGACCTAcgaattacaaaattacacCCGACGCAGAGGCAACAAACGACGAGATGTATGACGATGATTTGGATACATTTTTATGGAGGCGAGAGTTGGCTGGTTTTAAACGCAGAGAACGCTTAGATGTTAAGAAACCTGGGCCGCCGTTTTCGACAAATAATTACGCATTTAAAACTCAATCTCCGAATA ccTTTCTTGGCAAAGATTATTCCGACACGGATGATCAAGAC AATAATGAAGTATATATACCATTGACTAAGAAAGAATTACACAGTGATGCGAACAAAATGAGCGATGATATGTCAGAAACTTACAAAAATGTCGACTTAGACTATGTCTACATCGAATTCAAGCAGCGATTTCATGAATGGTTGGAAGGAAAACATGTAGTTGATGAG gTTGAAAAACTTCTGGAATTACCTCCCGGAACATTAAAAGACACACGGGTAGGCCTCGCGGAAGTAACATTCAAAGTTGTTCCAAATAAGAAAAACTACAATTCAACCATGGTTGCTAACAGCATtg gTAGCATACGtgataaattagaaaatgaGCTAGGAATTAATGTTATTCGAGCAGGTATAGGCGACAag CTTAAGTTACCAGCTGTCCTAGAAGTGAAACAAAATGGAATGAGTTCCACCTTATTCGGTGCGTTGGTAGCTGCTGGAATTGCGGCTGCGGTCGCAGCCGCAATAGTTACACTGATAATTGCACGTCGCCATGCCAAATATCGAGCAAAGCTTGCCGGACTAGCTACTCCAGATCCAGAAGCATCTAAGGATTATCAAGATTTATGCAGAGCGAGAATGCAAGCGAAACAACCGAATGAAAAATTAGAGTCCCAGCGCATTACCAGcttatcgcgcgataatgaATACTCTAATCTACCTTCCCATCGCTCTAGCACGTCTTCCTGGGGCGAAGAACCTACTCTCTCTAACATGGACATATCGACCGGTCATATGGTTCTT AGTTATATGGAAGATCATTTGAAGAACAAGGATCGCTTGGATCGAGAATGGGCGGCATTGTGTGCTTACGAAGCAGATCCTTCATCTACGGAGATTGCAGAGAACGAGGCAAACGTTAAACAGAATCGTCTTGGCGCGGCTCTTCCCTACGATCACTCTCGAATAGTTCTGAACGATCTTGCGAACGCCAATAATTCCGACTACATAAACGCTTCCACGATT ACGGATCATGATCCTCGGAATCCAGCTTATATAGCCACACAAGGACCATTACCGCAAACTACGGCTGATTTCTGGCAATTGGTTTGGGAACAAGGCAGCGTGGTGATTGTGATGTTGACGCGACTTACCGAGGAAGGAAATGCCATGTGCCATCGTTACTGGCCCGAAGAGGGATCGGAACTGTACCATATCTATGAGGTTCATTTAGTGTCGGAGCACTTTTGGTGTGATGACTACTTAGTGCGTTCCTTCTATCTGAAAAATCTACGCACTTGTGAGACACGCACTGTCACGCAATTCCACTTCCTTTCCTGGCCAGAAAACAATGTTCCGTATTCCACGAAGGCTCTGCTCGAGTTCCGTAG gaAAGTTAATAAGTCATATCGTGGTAGATCATGTCCGATAGTCGTACATTGCAG TAATGGAGCTGGAAGAACTGGTACTTACTGTTTGATTGACATGGTTCTAAATCGTATGATAAAGGGAGCGAAAGAGATCGATATTGCCGCTACTCTGGAGCATATTAGGGATCAAAGACCTAATATGGTTGCTACGAAACAACAGTTTGAATTCGTCCTGATGGCTGTGGCAGAAGAAGTACATGCGATTCTCAAGGCTTTACCCGTATCGTCAAATGAGAAATCCGTTACAGCTACTGGTTCTTCGCCACCCACAAAAACGGAGTAG
- the Ia-2 gene encoding receptor-type tyrosine-protein phosphatase N2 isoform X2, with translation MGLKRWQGGLVELLVICILHHAIVLADNNVGCLFSEDICNPVTEKCFDDLAFGKCISRYTNLENNDLYRYNLDFGDLELLQSVKLELMRLESEGYQWKHPFTQCIVQTLLHNLRYGQSNRRDFQLCEYLKKSRSDDRGELDEIIPVTILKTFTNYDENPENNLADVLYRPTNIEDKSGYTKWNNDEDDRASSNNEKYNDVYGKALNGISEEFYPPRTRRFSIIDDYKNDVIEDHSLENTLTDETLPDDYMNSYDTQLLSKNDFEFLPNEKSSDYTLLESTSSDDETNDREYEKVFSRKYKHRKQPTDDEFSVENADKTAIESDDFDYENSQIDEENLERPEIEKPSEDISPKIHEMYTEGGIVRPTNYKITPDAEATNDEMYDDDLDTFLWRRELAGFKRRERLDVKKPGPPFSTNNYAFKTQSPNTFLGKDYSDTDDQDNNEVYIPLTKKELHSDANKMSDDMSETYKNVDLDYVYIEFKQRFHEWLEGKHVVDEVEKLLELPPGTLKDTRVGLAEVTFKVVPNKKNYNSTMVANSIGSIRDKLENELGINVIRAGIGDKLKLPAVLEVKQNGMSSTLFGALVAAGIAAAVAAAIVTLIIARRHAKYRAKLAGLATPDPEASKDYQDLCRARMQAKQPNEKLESQRITSLSRDNEYSNLPSHRSSTSSWGEEPTLSNMDISTGHMVLSYMEDHLKNKDRLDREWAALCAYEADPSSTEIAENEANVKQNRLGAALPYDHSRIVLNDLANANNSDYINASTITDHDPRNPAYIATQGPLPQTTADFWQLVWEQGSVVIVMLTRLTEEGNAMCHRYWPEEGSELYHIYEVHLVSEHFWCDDYLVRSFYLKNLRTCETRTVTQFHFLSWPENNVPYSTKALLEFRRKVNKSYRGRSCPIVVHCSNGAGRTGTYCLIDMVLNRMIKGAKEIDIAATLEHIRDQRPNMVATKQQFEFVLMAVAEEVHAILKALPVSSNEKSVTATGSSPPTKTE, from the exons ATATAATCTCGATTTCGGTGACCTGGAGCTACTGCAGTCAGTAAAACTGGAATTGATGAGACTGGAATCTGAAGGATATCAATGGAAGCACCCTTTTACACAATGTATTGTGCAAACCCTATTACATAATCTCCGCTACGG gcAAAGCAATCGTCGTGATTTTCAACTCTGCGAGTACTTGAAGAAATCACGTTCAGATGATCGAGGTGAACTTGACGAA ataattcCGGTCACTATATTGAAAACATTTACGAACTATGATGAAAAccctgaaaataatttggcCGATGTTCTATATCGTCCCACAAACATCGAGGACaa ATCTGGATACACGAAATGGAATAACGACGAGGACGATCGAGCTTCGAGcaacaatgaaaaatataacgatGTGTATGGAAAAGCACTGAACGGCATTAGCGAGGAATTTTATCCGCCCAGAACACGTCGATTTAGCATCATCGATGATTATAAAAATGATGTTATCGAAGATCATTCACTTGAAAATACTTTGACAGATGAGACATTGCCCGATGATTACATGAATTCTTATGACACACAACTTTTGTctaaaaatgattttgaatTCTTGCCGAATGAAAAGTCGTCAGATTACACATTATTGGAGTCGACGTCTTCCGATGACGAGACAAATGATAGGGAATATGAGAAAGTATTCTCCAGAAAGTACAAGCATCGAAAGCAACCCACTGATGACGAATTTTCTGTTGAGAATGCTGATAAAACGGCGATCGAAAGCGATGATTTCGACTACGAGAATAGCCAAATTGATGAAGAGAACCTGGAGAGGCCAGAGATCGAAAAACCTAGTGAGGATATTTCTCCGAAAATACACGAAATGTACACTGAGGGAGGGATCGTACGACCTAcgaattacaaaattacacCCGACGCAGAGGCAACAAACGACGAGATGTATGACGATGATTTGGATACATTTTTATGGAGGCGAGAGTTGGCTGGTTTTAAACGCAGAGAACGCTTAGATGTTAAGAAACCTGGGCCGCCGTTTTCGACAAATAATTACGCATTTAAAACTCAATCTCCGAATA ccTTTCTTGGCAAAGATTATTCCGACACGGATGATCAAGAC AATAATGAAGTATATATACCATTGACTAAGAAAGAATTACACAGTGATGCGAACAAAATGAGCGATGATATGTCAGAAACTTACAAAAATGTCGACTTAGACTATGTCTACATCGAATTCAAGCAGCGATTTCATGAATGGTTGGAAGGAAAACATGTAGTTGATGAG gTTGAAAAACTTCTGGAATTACCTCCCGGAACATTAAAAGACACACGGGTAGGCCTCGCGGAAGTAACATTCAAAGTTGTTCCAAATAAGAAAAACTACAATTCAACCATGGTTGCTAACAGCATtg gTAGCATACGtgataaattagaaaatgaGCTAGGAATTAATGTTATTCGAGCAGGTATAGGCGACAag CTTAAGTTACCAGCTGTCCTAGAAGTGAAACAAAATGGAATGAGTTCCACCTTATTCGGTGCGTTGGTAGCTGCTGGAATTGCGGCTGCGGTCGCAGCCGCAATAGTTACACTGATAATTGCACGTCGCCATGCCAAATATCGAGCAAAGCTTGCCGGACTAGCTACTCCAGATCCAGAAGCATCTAAGGATTATCAAGATTTATGCAGAGCGAGAATGCAAGCGAAACAACCGAATGAAAAATTAGAGTCCCAGCGCATTACCAGcttatcgcgcgataatgaATACTCTAATCTACCTTCCCATCGCTCTAGCACGTCTTCCTGGGGCGAAGAACCTACTCTCTCTAACATGGACATATCGACCGGTCATATGGTTCTT AGTTATATGGAAGATCATTTGAAGAACAAGGATCGCTTGGATCGAGAATGGGCGGCATTGTGTGCTTACGAAGCAGATCCTTCATCTACGGAGATTGCAGAGAACGAGGCAAACGTTAAACAGAATCGTCTTGGCGCGGCTCTTCCCTACGATCACTCTCGAATAGTTCTGAACGATCTTGCGAACGCCAATAATTCCGACTACATAAACGCTTCCACGATT ACGGATCATGATCCTCGGAATCCAGCTTATATAGCCACACAAGGACCATTACCGCAAACTACGGCTGATTTCTGGCAATTGGTTTGGGAACAAGGCAGCGTGGTGATTGTGATGTTGACGCGACTTACCGAGGAAGGAAATGCCATGTGCCATCGTTACTGGCCCGAAGAGGGATCGGAACTGTACCATATCTATGAGGTTCATTTAGTGTCGGAGCACTTTTGGTGTGATGACTACTTAGTGCGTTCCTTCTATCTGAAAAATCTACGCACTTGTGAGACACGCACTGTCACGCAATTCCACTTCCTTTCCTGGCCAGAAAACAATGTTCCGTATTCCACGAAGGCTCTGCTCGAGTTCCGTAG gaAAGTTAATAAGTCATATCGTGGTAGATCATGTCCGATAGTCGTACATTGCAG TAATGGAGCTGGAAGAACTGGTACTTACTGTTTGATTGACATGGTTCTAAATCGTATGATAAAGGGAGCGAAAGAGATCGATATTGCCGCTACTCTGGAGCATATTAGGGATCAAAGACCTAATATGGTTGCTACGAAACAACAGTTTGAATTCGTCCTGATGGCTGTGGCAGAAGAAGTACATGCGATTCTCAAGGCTTTACCCGTATCGTCAAATGAGAAATCCGTTACAGCTACTGGTTCTTCGCCACCCACAAAAACGGAGTAG